A stretch of Malassezia japonica chromosome 6, complete sequence DNA encodes these proteins:
- the SRO7 gene encoding Lethal(2) giant larvae sro7 (EggNog:ENOG503NU4G; COG:U), giving the protein MSWLKKVGKHKHGAEEVSHLPPLNARLGDWSGELRDEGKFSEGFLDQITLPGQVSAMAYEPGIGLLAVGTSAGTVHVYGAPPARVTITLRPALRVKHLVFKSDTYLLICIDEKDNISVYDMSRQDPHAAKLRGSATRRAPPTAGGGAAHAAQLADAPLRVGTHSARNAVLCLEVTAVHSHMFLGLADGTVDAYDLERFAPAPYRIPNLWWNEEEAERRNGMPGAPSRLHVPLIIDIQTHPKDVNLLLLCYEGGAVLYSVRDKNALLAFQLRLLPGAPGPYADAPMEQIWSERACPATAIAWSPDGEQFAMGHENGCISFWSIKDEDKPLHVRTLDEIDVERPTAPEELAQRRSAGPREPIFKLAWSAFPGPGWYEAAANAWSGEAPSQDAETSQHGTVLTVMGGTPVRQNAACLHTFHLPPPPPSAMWASTTPEAQYKARVAQQQSLVPTHVAMYRTTSTVEDFMLLPRLSPYYRGTYDPYAILVLVGPDDSLPSLATQATHRGLETYSFPPKTSGSDGYTPLHLPLPLSLVGRGTVLGAKIETVPLPTYRKLVQDANGTAAGSVAPDQPMGGFATPNIYGGTLMHAAGIARMGQPRLLLTWHLDGSVRVHDASPHLLLLGTEDARRGTVLEKPFPQPLPHLTVGVRDVVLHPSAIGAPALEPLQRFPMQLQIADVVAGWHSAELAVRLTTGHVLHLAYAPAALVDPGTAISDALNSLNMDTPSANSAPLPEFTPLEATAVASAPGFKPHAMLHLMPVPPSCMAMSDTGLCAVASGGMLVVADARNQDIVVRAGFGAQDFSSHQIGEREGKIVAGEARGEIASLTFAVCRIAEDPMLAPRLVVVRTSGLATVWTFEQGSLGDWFGFRSAAVQLDVQGRMIYTAVLDPTGAEAQCTAEDVQRAKIEQESIGAGFTANMHQFHVLLAVSEQGATVRDQVTGPRIGRADLPDRAVAAHIVTRSRGRVLLTVSPSSITTASLPRLDTTHRIQRHVPQSSEVVAAAPQVSVEAQGDFMELCDGQQLRHWTAFATQPHGEMPNMCLFTPRTLPFAPGVGAGGYIAGLASWLGTSAGSTLSPAAQLDAAIGGTRRAPLPKLPPRVNPTPEVPVEEVPVAAPGPAPAPGAAAAPGAPSAEARGSWLDSYKNSLASFANGGARSQAQLNMQLLHKRDEILSTLGEGMSDLERNATNFYKQTRNSALKAAAKDKFDKYM; this is encoded by the exons tacggtgcgccgcctgcgcgtgTTACCATTACCTTGCGCCCGGCACTGCGTGTGAAGCACCTTGTATTCAAGTCGGACACGTATCTGTTGATCTGCATCG ATGAGAAGGACAATATCAGTGTATACGACATGTCGCGCCAGGATCCCCATGCGGCAAAGCTGCGTggaagcgcgacgcgccgcgctccgccgACAGCAGGCGGTGGTGCGGCtcatgcggcgcagctggcgGATGCACCGCTCCGTGTCGGCACGCATTCGGCACGCAACGCCGTGCTGTGCCTCGAGGTAACGGCGGTGCATAGCCACATgttcctcggcctcgcggaTGGCACGGTCGATGCGTACGACCTCGAGCGCTTTGCCCCGGCGCCGTACCGCATCCCGAACTTGTGGTGGAACGAAGAAGAGGCCGAACGCCGCAACGGCATGCCGGGCGCACCGAGCCGCCTGCACGTCCCGCTGATTATCGATATCCAGACGCACCCCAAGGACGTGAACCTGCTGCTCCTGTGCTATGAGGGCGGCGCGGTTCTGTactcggtgcgcgacaagaatgcgctgctcgcgttccagctgcgcctcctTCCTGGCGCTCCGGGACCGTACGCCGACGCACCGATGGAGCAAATCTGGAgcgagcgtgcgtgccCCGCGACGGCGATCGCCTGGAGCCCGGATGGCGAGCAGTTTGCGATGGGACATGAAAACGGATGCATTTCGTTCTGGTCGATCAAGGACGAGGACAAGCCGCTGCATgtccgcacgctcgacgagatcgacgtcgagcggccGACCGCACCAGAGGAGCTCGCAcagcgccgctcggcagggCCGCGTGAGCCCATCTTTAAGCTTGCCTGGTCAGCCTTCCCGGGCCCGGGCTGGtacgaggccgcggcgaaTGCTTGGAGTGGTgaggcgccgtcgcaggACGCCGAGACGTCGCAGCACGGCACTGTGCTCACCGTGAtgggcggcacgccggtcCGCCAGAACGCCGCGTGCCTGCACACGTTCCACCTCCCGCCGCCCCCTCCGAGCGCAATGTGGGCGAGCACGACACCCGAGGCGCAGTACAAGGCGCGTGTCGCACAGCAGCAGTCGCTCGTGCcgacgcacgtcgccaTGTACCGCACGACGTCGACTGTCGAGGACTTTATGCTTCTCCCTCGCCTGAGTCCGTACTACCGCGGGACGTACGACCCCTATGCGATTCTCGTGCTGGTCGGCCCCGACGACTCGCTGCCGTCGCttgcgacgcaggcgacgcaCCGCGGCCTCGAAACCTACTCGTTCCCGCCAAAGACGTCGGGGAGCGACGGGTACACGCCTCTCCACCTCCCCCTCCCCCTCTCGCTCGTGGGCAGGGGCACGGTGCTCGGTGCAAAGATTGAGACGGTGCCCCTGCCGACGTACCGCAAGCTAGTGCAGGACGCGAACGGCACCGCTGCGGGCTCCGTCGCGCCCGACCAGCCGATGGGCGGTTTTGCGACGCCGAACATTtacggcggcacgctcatgcacgccgccggcaTTGCGCGCATGGGCCAGCCGCGTCTGCTGCTTACCTGGCACCTGGACGGGAGCGTGCGTGTGCACGATGCGTCGCCGCACCTCttgctgctcggcacggagGATGCACGCCGTGGCACGGTGCTCGAAAAGCCGTTCCcgcagccgctgccgcacctcacggtcggcgtgcgggACGTTGTGCTGCACCCCTCGGCGAttggcgcgcctgcgctcgagccgctgcagcgcttCCCAATGCAGCTGCAGATTGCCGACGTGGTTGCCGGCTGGCACTCTGCCGAGCTGGCGGTGCGCCTTACCACTGGGCATGTGCTCCATCTCGCGTacgcgcctgcagcgctgGTCGATCCCGGCACCGCGATCTCTGACGCGCTCAACAGCCTGAATATggacacgccgagcgccaaTAGCGCGCCGCTCCCCGAATTtacgccgctcgaggcgacggccgtcgccaGTGCCCCTGGATTCAAGC CGCATGCCATGCTCCACCTGATGCCTGTGCCGCCGTCGTGCATGGCAATGAGCGACACCGGCCTGTGCGCCGTGGCGTCCGGCGGCATGCTTGTCGTCGCTGACGCACGCAATCAGGACATTGTGGTGCGTGCCGGCTTTGGCGCACAGGACTTTTCGTCGCACCagatcggcgagcgcgaagGCAAGATCGTcgcgggcgaggcgcgtggcgAGATTGCATCGCTCACCTTTGCGGTGtgccgcatcgccgaggatccgatgctcgcgccgcgcctcgtcgtcgtgcgcacgagcggccTCGCGACTGTGTGGACCTTTGAGCAGGGCTCGCTTGGCGACTGGTTCGGCTtccgcagcgcggccgtcCAGCTGGATGTCCAGGGCCGCATGATCTACACTGCGGTCCTCGACCCtaccggcgccgaggcgcagtgcaccgccgaggatgtgcagcgcgccaagaTCGAGCAGGAGAGCATCGGCGCGGGCTTTACGGCAAACATGCACCAGTTCCACGTGCTGCTGGCCGTGAGCGAGCAGGgcgcgacggtgcgcgaccAGGTCACCGGCCCGCGTatcggccgcgccgacctgCCCGACCGCGcagtcgcggcgcacatcGTGACGCGCTCACGGGGACGTGTGCTCCTTACCGTGTCGCCCAGCAGCATCaccaccgcgtcgctgccccGCCTAGACACCACGCACCGTATCCAGCGCCATGTGCCGCAGTCGTCCGAGGTCgttgccgccgcgccgcaggtcagtgtcgaggcgcagggcgACTTTATGGAGCTCTGCGACGggcagcagctgcgccactGGACGGCGTTTGCGACGCAGCCGCACGGCGAGATGCCCAACATGTGCCTCTTTACGCCCCGCACGCTGCCGTTTGCGCCTGGCGTCGGTGCGGGCGGGTACATTGCCGGCCTCGCCAGCTggctcggcacgtcggccgggtcgacgctctcgcccgccgcgcagctcgacgcggcgatcggcggcacgcgccgcgcgccccTTCCCAAGCTGCCGCCTCGCGTGAATCCCACGCCCGAGGTGCCGGTGGAAGAGGTGCCGGTCGCCGCCCCCGGccccgcgcctgcgcccggagcggccgctgcgccgggcgcgccgtccgccgAAGCCAGGGGCTCGTGGCTCGACTCGTACAAAAactcgctcgcgagctTCGCCaacggcggcgctcgctcgcaGGCTCAGTTGAATATGCAGCTCTTGCACAAGCGCGACGAGATTCTATCGAC ACTCGGCGAGGGCATGTCGGACTTGGAGCGCAACGCGACCAACTTTTACAAACA AACGCGCAACTCTGCGCTGAAGGCCGCCGCCAAGGATAAGTTTGATAAGTACATGTAG